A window of the Lolium perenne isolate Kyuss_39 chromosome 7, Kyuss_2.0, whole genome shotgun sequence genome harbors these coding sequences:
- the LOC127303859 gene encoding uncharacterized protein, with the protein MKHLARTPALRSRVYYLTAEGMYFKITVTLCASRVERWIRAVKTDFLNAAQIKCVVLDCEFTNPREGNQRAAILQLSVATENLVFQICSADEVPQVLKDFLQDKTIRFCGTAIGKDVEMLSSYGIDITSAFDLQKILPNPTKNLIPSLYDLTNSTIGTKLEKKKRTRDKKKNDTEEEELIFGWTNVPLSYEQVHYATLDARLGFEMARRYWRLVGYNNHVDHLNV; encoded by the coding sequence ATGAAGCACCTCGCACGCACCCCGGCTCTTCGATCTCGGGTGTACTACCTCACGGCCGAAGGGATGTACTTCAAGATCACGGTGACTCTCTGTGCCTCAAGGGTGGAGAGGTGGATCCGTGCCGTCAAGACGGATTTTCTCAACGCCGCACAAATCAAGTGCGTCGTCTTGGACTGCGAGTTCACCAACCCTCGCGAGGGTAATCAGCGCGCAGCCATCCTTCAACTCTCGGTGGCGACCGAGAATTTGGTCTTCCAAATTTGTTCGGCTGATGAAGTGCCACAAGTTCTCAAGGATTTCTTGCAGGACAAGACCATCAGATTCTGCGGCACGGCTATCGGCAAAGATGTGGAAATGCTGAGTTCCTACGGAATTGATATTACTTCTGCGTTCGACCTACAAAAGATACTCCCGAACCCCACCAAAAATCTCATTCCGAGTCTGTATGATCTGACAAATTCTACTATTGGGACAAAActtgagaagaagaagaggacgagggacaagaagaagaacgaCACGGAAGAAGAAGAACTGATTTTTGGATGGACCAATGTTCCATTGAGTTACGAGCAAGTGCACTATGCCACTCTAGACGCTCGCCTAGGATTCGAGATGGCTAGGAGGTATTGGAGACTAGTTGGCTACAATAACCATGTTGATCATCTCAATGTTTAA